The Syngnathus typhle isolate RoL2023-S1 ecotype Sweden linkage group LG1, RoL_Styp_1.0, whole genome shotgun sequence genome includes a window with the following:
- the LOC133163283 gene encoding interferon regulatory factor 2-like isoform X1 has protein sequence MPVDRMRMRPWLEEQINSCQIPGLKWVNEEKRIFQIPWMHAARHGWDLEKDAPLFMRWAIHTGKYQPGKDKPDPKTWKANFRCAMNSLPDIEEVKDKSNKKGTNAFRVYKMLSSSERSVRKGKKRTNKESRPKGNKEVIHHYDADTVSSPSFDRTPLLFHAVQVVDFKQESQDAEEPPITTKDLPDEDHVISSELLPFVCQTIEVKTENEEETVSSSHLYPFQISPVSSYDGSDTESDIEDTQRSVNPAWRRDHSRSVLKVSPSSLPGMATFVRGSKPRCRITTTRDPNPLISYHSDGWPTPYSQNSLTSSIPSHTHEMRASVIRKTSDVTSS, from the exons ATGCCTGTAGATAGAATGAGGATGCGGCCGTGGCTGGAGGAACAGATCAACTCCTGCCAGATACCAGGCCTCAAATGGGTGAACGAA GAAAAAAGGATCTTCCAGATCCCTTGGATGCACGCTGCTCGCCATGGCTGGGACTTGGAGAAAGATGCTCCTCTCTTCATGCGCTGGGCCATACATACTG GTAAATACCAGCCAGGAAAAGACAAACCAGACCCAAAGACCTGGAAGGCAAATTTCCGCTGTGCGATGAACAGCCTGCCTGATATCGAGGAGGTGAAGGATAAAAGCAACAAAAAGGGAACAAATGCCTTCAGAGTCTACAAGATGCTGTCATCTTCAGAGAGAAGTGTAAGGAAAG GAAAGAAGAGGACCAACAAAGAGAGTAGGCccaaaggaaataaagag GTCATCCATCACTATGACGCTGACACA GTATCGTCTCCATCTTTTGATAGGACACCTCTTCTCTTTCATGCTGTGCAAGTTGTTGACTTCAAACAGGAATCGCAGGATGCGGAAGAGCCACCCATTACAACCAAAG ATCTTCCTGATGAAGATCACGTGATTTCAAGCGAGCTCTTACCATTTGTCTGTCAGACGATTGAAGTGAAAACAGAGAATGAAGAGGAGACTGTGAGCTCCTCCCACTTGTACCCTTTTCAAATTTCTCCAGTGTCTTCTTACGACG GTAGCGATACAGAAAGCGACATTGAGGACACCCAACGG AGTGTCAATCCAGCCTGGAGGCGAGATCACAGCAGGTCAGTTCTTAAGgtctccccctcctccctccctggcATGGCCACCTTCGTTAGAGGAAGCAAACCCCGCTGCAGAATAACCACCACGCGAGACCCCAACCCCCTCATCAGCTATCACAGCGACGGCTGGCCAACGCCCTACAGCCAGAACTCTCTTACATCTTCCATACCTAGCCACACTCACGAGATGCGGGCCAGCGTCATTAGGAAAACCTCAGATGTCACCTCCTCCTAA
- the LOC133163283 gene encoding interferon regulatory factor 2-like isoform X2: MPVDRMRMRPWLEEQINSCQIPGLKWVNEEKRIFQIPWMHAARHGWDLEKDAPLFMRWAIHTGKYQPGKDKPDPKTWKANFRCAMNSLPDIEEVKDKSNKKGTNAFRVYKMLSSSERSVRKGKKRTNKESRPKGNKEVSSPSFDRTPLLFHAVQVVDFKQESQDAEEPPITTKDLPDEDHVISSELLPFVCQTIEVKTENEEETVSSSHLYPFQISPVSSYDGSDTESDIEDTQRSVNPAWRRDHSRSVLKVSPSSLPGMATFVRGSKPRCRITTTRDPNPLISYHSDGWPTPYSQNSLTSSIPSHTHEMRASVIRKTSDVTSS, translated from the exons ATGCCTGTAGATAGAATGAGGATGCGGCCGTGGCTGGAGGAACAGATCAACTCCTGCCAGATACCAGGCCTCAAATGGGTGAACGAA GAAAAAAGGATCTTCCAGATCCCTTGGATGCACGCTGCTCGCCATGGCTGGGACTTGGAGAAAGATGCTCCTCTCTTCATGCGCTGGGCCATACATACTG GTAAATACCAGCCAGGAAAAGACAAACCAGACCCAAAGACCTGGAAGGCAAATTTCCGCTGTGCGATGAACAGCCTGCCTGATATCGAGGAGGTGAAGGATAAAAGCAACAAAAAGGGAACAAATGCCTTCAGAGTCTACAAGATGCTGTCATCTTCAGAGAGAAGTGTAAGGAAAG GAAAGAAGAGGACCAACAAAGAGAGTAGGCccaaaggaaataaagag GTATCGTCTCCATCTTTTGATAGGACACCTCTTCTCTTTCATGCTGTGCAAGTTGTTGACTTCAAACAGGAATCGCAGGATGCGGAAGAGCCACCCATTACAACCAAAG ATCTTCCTGATGAAGATCACGTGATTTCAAGCGAGCTCTTACCATTTGTCTGTCAGACGATTGAAGTGAAAACAGAGAATGAAGAGGAGACTGTGAGCTCCTCCCACTTGTACCCTTTTCAAATTTCTCCAGTGTCTTCTTACGACG GTAGCGATACAGAAAGCGACATTGAGGACACCCAACGG AGTGTCAATCCAGCCTGGAGGCGAGATCACAGCAGGTCAGTTCTTAAGgtctccccctcctccctccctggcATGGCCACCTTCGTTAGAGGAAGCAAACCCCGCTGCAGAATAACCACCACGCGAGACCCCAACCCCCTCATCAGCTATCACAGCGACGGCTGGCCAACGCCCTACAGCCAGAACTCTCTTACATCTTCCATACCTAGCCACACTCACGAGATGCGGGCCAGCGTCATTAGGAAAACCTCAGATGTCACCTCCTCCTAA
- the LOC133163283 gene encoding interferon regulatory factor 2-like isoform X3, translating to MPVDRMRMRPWLEEQINSCQIPGLKWVNEEKRIFQIPWMHAARHGWDLEKDAPLFMRWAIHTGKYQPGKDKPDPKTWKANFRCAMNSLPDIEEVKDKSNKKGTNAFRVYKMLSSSERSVRKGKKRTNKESRPKGNKEVIHHYDADTVESTVSV from the exons ATGCCTGTAGATAGAATGAGGATGCGGCCGTGGCTGGAGGAACAGATCAACTCCTGCCAGATACCAGGCCTCAAATGGGTGAACGAA GAAAAAAGGATCTTCCAGATCCCTTGGATGCACGCTGCTCGCCATGGCTGGGACTTGGAGAAAGATGCTCCTCTCTTCATGCGCTGGGCCATACATACTG GTAAATACCAGCCAGGAAAAGACAAACCAGACCCAAAGACCTGGAAGGCAAATTTCCGCTGTGCGATGAACAGCCTGCCTGATATCGAGGAGGTGAAGGATAAAAGCAACAAAAAGGGAACAAATGCCTTCAGAGTCTACAAGATGCTGTCATCTTCAGAGAGAAGTGTAAGGAAAG GAAAGAAGAGGACCAACAAAGAGAGTAGGCccaaaggaaataaagag GTCATCCATCACTATGACGCTGACACAGTTGAGTCGACTGTATCGGTGTAA
- the LOC133163283 gene encoding interferon regulatory factor 2-like isoform X4 — protein MPVDRMRMRPWLEEQINSCQIPGLKWVNEEKRIFQIPWMHAARHGWDLEKDAPLFMRWAIHTGKYQPGKDKPDPKTWKANFRCAMNSLPDIEEVKDKSNKKGTNAFRVYKMLSSSERSVRKGKDMIFP, from the exons ATGCCTGTAGATAGAATGAGGATGCGGCCGTGGCTGGAGGAACAGATCAACTCCTGCCAGATACCAGGCCTCAAATGGGTGAACGAA GAAAAAAGGATCTTCCAGATCCCTTGGATGCACGCTGCTCGCCATGGCTGGGACTTGGAGAAAGATGCTCCTCTCTTCATGCGCTGGGCCATACATACTG GTAAATACCAGCCAGGAAAAGACAAACCAGACCCAAAGACCTGGAAGGCAAATTTCCGCTGTGCGATGAACAGCCTGCCTGATATCGAGGAGGTGAAGGATAAAAGCAACAAAAAGGGAACAAATGCCTTCAGAGTCTACAAGATGCTGTCATCTTCAGAGAGAAGTGTAAGGAAAG GAAAGGATATGATATTTCCTTGA
- the LOC133163328 gene encoding caspase-3-like, with protein sequence MAATKDAGSLEKSEDTMDSFQLFSKRTNPSDGSNKAEETDSVPISKVSAHNPYQYKMDYPNMGICLIINNKNFDKSTGMGTRNGTDVDAAFAMKTFKELGYTIKVATDQTVKQMMSLMLSVSEEDHSCNASFVCVLLSHGEEGVIFGTDGFEKLENLAKPFKGHRCKTLLGKPKLFFIQACRGSELDEGTGLQADSVEEQTSEKIPVEADFLYAYSTAPGYYSWRNTQNGSWFMQALCEMLQQFKGEVELMQIMTRVNYKVATHFESNSCLPGFTGKKQIPCIVSMLTKDVYFPK encoded by the exons GACGAATCCATCGGATGGCAGTAATAAAGCTGAGGAAACAGACTCTGTTCCCATCAGCAAAGTGTCAGCCCACAACCCATATCAGTACAAGATGGACTACCCAAACATGGGAATCTGCCTGATTATCAACAATAAGAACTTCGACAAAAGCACAG GGATGGGCACTCGTAACGGGACCGACGTCGACGCCGCTTTTGCCATGAAGACTTTTAAGGAACTGGGTTACACCATTAAAGTGGCCACTGATCAGACTGTAAAGCAGATGATGAGTCTCATGTTAAGTG TATCCGAAGAGGACCACAGCTGCAATGCatcgtttgtgtgtgtcttgctAAGTCATGGTGAAGAGGGTGTGATTTTTGGAACTGATGGATTTGAAAAGCTTGAAAATCTGGCAAAACCTTTCAAAGGACATCGTTGCAAGACTCTGCTGGGAAAACCAAAGCTCTTCTTTATACAG GCATGCCGTGGCTCGGAACTGGATGAGGGGACGGGCCTCCAAGCCGACAGTGTTGAGGAGCAAACATCGGAGAAGATTCCTGTGGAGGCCGACTTCTTGTATGCCTATTCCACAGCTCCAG GCTATTACTCTTGGAGGAACACGCAAAACGGTTCCTGGTTCATGCAGGCATTGTGCGAGATGTTGCAGCAATTCAAAGGCGAGGTGGAACTGATGCAGATCATGACTCGGGTCAACTACAAGGTGGCAACGCACTTCGAATCCAACTCCTGTCTTCCGGGCTTCACTGGCAAGAAGCAGATTCCCTGCATTGTCTCCATGTTAACCAAAGACGTTTACTTCCCTAAATAA